The DNA region GGACGCTTGTAGAAGGGCAGCTTGACGACCTCGACCGGCGTTTTCGAGCCACGGACGTCGACGGCCAGGGCCGTGCCCGGCGTGCTGACCGCCGTGGGCACGTACGCCATGGCGATCGGGTGGCCGAGCGTCGGGGAGAGGGCGCCGCTGGTCACGGTACCGACCTCGACGCCGTCGCTGTCGACCACGGAGTACCCGTGTCGGGGCGCGCGCCTGCCCTCGCTCTTGAGGCCGACGAGCACCTTCTCGGCGACGTCGGCGTCGCGGCGGGTCTCCAGGGCCGCGCGGCCCACGAAGTCGCCCTTGTCGAACTTGACGACGCGGCCGAGACCGGCGTCGAACGGGGTCAGCTCGACACTGAGCTCGTTGCCGTAGAGCGGCATCCCGGCCTCCAGGCGCAGGGTGTCGCGGCAGGCCAGCCCGCACGGGACAATCCCGTGCCCCTGGCCTGCCTCGGTCAGCGCGGCCCACACGTCGGCGGCGTGCTTGTCCTCGGAGTACAGCTCGAAGCCGTCCTCGCCGGTGTATCCGGTGCGGGCCAGCAGCACGTCGTGGCCCGCGGCGGTCGCCGGGACGCTCGCGTAGTACGCCAGCGCGTCGAGGTCGGCGCCGGTCACCGCGCGCACGATGTCGGCCGACGTCGGGCCCTGCACGGCGATCAGCGCGCAGGTGGCGGAGCGGTCCTCGACCTCGACGGTGAAGCCCTTGGCCCGCTCGCGCAGCTCACCGGCGACGACCGCGGCGTTGGACGCGTTGGCCACCACCATGAAGTGGTCGTCGGCGAGCCGGTAGACGACCAGGTCGTCGAGCACGCCGCCGTCGGCGTCGCAGATCATGGTGTAGCGGGCCTTGCCCGGCTTGACCTTGGACAGGTTGCCGACCAGCGCGTAGTCCAGCGCCCGCGCGGCCTCGGGGCCGGTCAGCTCGATCTCGCCCATGTGGCTGAGGTCGAACAGCCCGGACGCCTCGCGCACCGCCTTGTGCTCGGCCAGCTCGCTGCCGTAGCGCAGCGGCATCGCCCAGCCTGCGAAGTCGGTGAACGAGGCGCCTAGGGCCTCGTGCACCGCGTGCAGCGGGGAGGGGTTGCTCATGGAAGTTCGGTCTCCTTCGGCGCGCGAGCGGACTCGGCTGACATGACTGAGCGCAGCGTGGCACGGCGGGCGCAAGAACGCCGCGCTAAGGGATGCTGTGTTGAGTGTGCTGGGGTCGATCCGTGCTGGGGTTGAGCGTGCAGGGGTTGAGCGTGCTGTGTTGATTGTGCTGGGGTTGAGCGTGCAGGGGTTGACAGTGCGGACAGGGTCATCGGGAGCTCCTCCATCGGACGCGACAGGACGCACCTGTCCCGTACTGGGAACTCCCCCTCTGTCATGGCACCTGAGAGCTTCACCGCGAAACGCGGCTTGCACCGTGGGTGAGACGCGAACGGTCGCGTCTGCTTTCCAGAGTGGCCTGGCCTGGAACGGTAGGTTTACCTGAGAGTTTCCGGGGAGTTTGCTCCTTCGGTGCCCCACCCGAACTCGGTGGAGGCTCTCCCGTTCCGGCTCGTGCGGCCCGGTATTCAGTTGTCGGGCCGAACCCTAGTCGAGCCGGAAGCCGAACGGAAGTTCCAGCCGGTGCGCGGCCAGCAGCGACGCGTCGGCGAGCAGTTCGCGGGTCGGCCCGTCGGCCACGATGACCCCTTCGTCGATCAACACACTGCGTGGGCACAGTTGCAGTGCGTAAGGAAGGTCGTGGGTGACCATCAGCGTCGTGCGCTCCAACCCGAGCAGCACCTCGGCCAGTTCGCGCCGGGCCACCGGCTCCAGGTTGGCCGACGGCTCGTCGAGGACCAGGATCTCCGGGTCGCAGGCCAGCACCGTGGCCAGCGCCACGCGCCTGCGCTGCCCGCCGGACAGGTGCATGGGCGAGCGGTCGGCGTGCTCGGCCATCCCGACCGCGTCGAGCGCCTGCTTGACCCGCAGGTCCAGCTCGTCGCCGCGCAGGCCGAAGTTGGCCGGGCCGAAGGCGACGTCGTCGCGGACGGTGGGCATGAACAGCTGGTCGTCGGGGTCCTGGAAGACCACGCCGACGCGGCGGCGGATCTCCTTGAGGTTGGCCTTCTCCACCGGCAGACCCGCGACCTCGATCCGGCCGGACCCGGCGGTCAGCACACCGTTGAGGTGCAGGACGAGAGTGGTCTTGCCTGCGCCGTTGGGACCCAGGACCGCCACCCGCTCCCCCGCTTCGACCCGCAGGTCGACGCCGAACAGGGCCTGCCTGCCGTCGGGATAGGCGTAGGCGAGTCGGTCGACGAGCAGCGCGGTCATGCCTGGCACCTAACACCGTCCCGATGAGCGCGGCGAGAATTGGACATTCGACCGACCACAGGCATGCCACATCCGACCGACCACACAGTCATGCCAACAGGGTGGCACCCAGCACCCCGGCGGCGAGCACGGCGGGGGCCAGACCCGCCAGCCACACCGAGCCGCGGGCCGGGCGGACCTCTTCCGGCAGCACGCCCGACCAGCCGCGCGACACCATGGCCAGGTGGACCCGCTCGCCGCGTTCGTAGCTGCGGATGAACAGGGTGCCGATACCGCGCGCGGTGGCGCCGAGCTGCCAGAGGAAGCGCGGGTCGTGCCCGCGGCTGATCCGGGCGGTGCGCATGCGCCGGGCCTCGGCGGCGATGACGTCGAGGTAGCGCAGCATGAGCGTGGCGATGGTGATCACCATCGCGGGCACGCGCAGCCGCTGGAGTCCGAGGATGAGGTCGCGCGGGGCGGTGGTGGCGGCCAGGGTCAGCGACACCAGGACGCCCAGCGTGCCTTTGACCAGGATGTTCCAGCCCGCCAGCAGGCCGGGCTCGGACAGGGCCAACCCGAGCACGTCGACGGTCGGCCCAGCCGCGACGAACGGCAGCACGAACGCGAGCAGGACGAACGGGGTCTCGATCAGCGCGCGGGCCGCCAGCCAGCCGGGCGGGATCCGCGCGGCGACCCAGACCGCTGACAGCACAAGGAAATACAGCCCGAACGCGAGGAACTCCGTGCGCGGGGTGGCCACCACACACAGGACGGTCGCCACCGCGGCGACGATCTTCACCTGAGCTGGGAGCCGGTGGACCGGCGAGTCGCCGGGCCGGTGCAGCAGGTCCATCAGGTGTGCACGGATCGCTTGCGCAGCAACCAGAACAGCCCACCGGAGAGCACGAGCGTGATGCCGACGCCAAGCACGCCTGCCAGGCCGGTCGACCCTTCCGAGCCGCCGACGGCATAGTCGGCCAGAGGGCTGTCGGCCAGACGGTGTTCCTCGGCGTTGTTCGCGATGCAGGAGCCGGTGAGCTGGTCGTCGACGACCTCGCAGCCCTGCTGCGTGGCGTGGTCGAGCCCGTCGGGGTTCGAGTCGGCCAGGTAGGACACCGCGCCCGCGATCACCAGTGCGGCGAAAAGGAATCCGAGGAAGAACTTCTTCATGCCGTCGCCCCCGTGCGCAGTTCGAGCGGCTTGGCCGCGCCGCGCAGCAAATAGACGAGATCGGGTCGCACGGCCGCGACCGCGCCGACCGTCAGCGCCGTGATGACGCCCTCGCCGATGCCGATCAGCACGTGCACACCGACGACCGTGCCCGCGACACCGGCAACCGGGAACGCCGCGTCGCCGCCGATGGCGAACTGGAGGACGAAGCCGAGCGAGGCGAGGACGGTGTTGACCAGTGCGGCGACGAACGCGACCGCGACCAGCCCGCCCCGCCCGCGCGCGGCCACCGACTTGAGCGCCAGCGCCACGAGGAACCCGGCGGCGGTGCCGATGATGGCCATGTTGGTGACGTTCGCACCCAGCGCGGTCAGGCCGCCGTCGGCGAACACGAGCGCCTGCACGACCAGCACGATCGACACGCACAGCGCCCCGACCCACGGCCCGACCAGGATCGCGGCGAGCGCGCCGCCGAGCAGGTGGCCGCTCACCCCCGGCAGCACCGGAAAGTTGATCATCTGCGCGGCGAACACGAACGCCGCCACCAGCCCGGCCATCGGCGCCGTGCGGTCGTCGAGATCCCCGCGCGCCCGCGCGGCCGCGATGGCGACACCGACCACGGCGACCCCGACGAACAGCATCGATGTCGTCGCGTTCAGCAGACCATCGCTCATGTGCATGGCGATTGCGCTCATTCGGCCAGCTTAATTGCACCTGATGGGTTAACACCAGAGTGTTGCAATAAACCACCCGCGCGACCGCCGGGACCGGACTGTCGGCGACCGACGGTAGCCTTCCGGTGACACGTTCATGGGGGAGCGGCGCGGGGGTGCGCTGAGGGCAAGTAACGACGGAACCGAATGCCGCCGCGCGGAGTCGGACCTCTACGGTGTCCGCACGATCACGCGACGTCCCCAGGGGGAACCGGAAATGTCACAACCGCCGCAGCAGCCCTACGGTCAGCCCGACCCCTACCAGGGCGGCTACCCGCAGCAGGGCGGCTATCCGCAGGGCGCCCCGCAGCCGGGTTTCCCGCAACAGCCGGGTTTCCCGCAACAGCAGGGCTACCCGCAGCCGGGTCAGCCCCAGCCGGGCTATCCGCAGCCAGGCCAGGGCGGCCACCAGCAAGGCGGCTACCCGCAGCCGGGCTACCCGCAGCAGCAGTACGGCGGCCTGGCCCCCTACGGCGCCGCGCCCCAGCGCAGCAAGCTGCCGTGGATCATCGCGGGCGGTGGCCTCGTGGTGATCGGCATCGTGCTGACGCTGGTGTTCACCCTCACCGGCGGCGGGCCGCGCGGCGTGGTCGAGTCCTACATCTCCGCCATCGAGGCCCGCGACATCAAGGCGCTCAACGCGCTGGCGTGCGACGAGAAGGACCGACTGCCCGAGGACGTCTTCGAGAAGAACAAGGACCGCATGCCGCAGGACATGAAGATCCTCTCGGTCGAGGAGACCGGCGACACCGCCAAGGCCAAGATCGAGATGAAGATCGAAGGCAAGACTCGCGACGAGACCGTCGATCTGAAGAAGAACAACGGCGATTGGTGCGTGGACTGACCGGTCCGCGGGTCCCATGGGAGCGGGACCACTGGCGCGGGCCCGTGCGGCCGAAGTAGACAGTTGCAGCAAGCGGCCACGACCGTTGTGCGCCTGATTCTTCCTGGAAGAGTCGGCCCCGACGGTGATCGCACTACAACTGATCCTCCAGGGGGAGCCCCGCCATGTCCCAGCCGCCGCAGCCGCCCTTCGGCCAAGCCGACCCGTACCAGGGCGGCTACCCACAGCAGGGTGCTTTCCCGCAGCAGCAGACCGCCCAGCCCGGTTACCCGCAGCAAGGCTATCCGCAGGTTTCGCCACAGCAGGGACACCCGCAGGGGGACCCCCACGCGGGTGGCTACGCCCAAAACCAGTTCGGCGGCCCGCAGCAGCCGTACGGGTATCCGCAAGCCTATGGCGCTCCGCAGAAGCGCAACTCGACGCCGATCATCGTCGCCGTCGCGGTTCTCGCGGTGGTCGGCATCGGTCTCACGCTGTTCCTCACCCTCGGCGAGAGCGGCGGGAGCGGCGGCAGCGCCCGAGACGCGAGCGCCCGAGACACGGCGGAGAAGTTCGTCGGCGCCGTGCGGTCCAAGAACCCGGACGCGGCCCGAGCGCTGGTCTGCGACGAGAAGGACAAGTCCCGCGTCGACGAATCCGGGGCCTTCACCAGGTCCGGCTTCGAGGTCACGCTCGGCGATGTCTCCGAGAGTGGCGACACCGCGACCGCGACGTTGATCATCAAGATCAAGGACAAGAGCACGACCTCGGTCATGACACTGGCGAAGCGAAGCGGCGACTGGTGCGTCGACGACGTGGACCGAGGCTGATCTCCCCCGGCGAGCGAGGCGACTCGCTCGCCGGTCTCCGGTCACGGGTTGAACCGCACCAGGGTCCGGGCGCCGCGCCCATCGCGCATGTCGGCGAAGGCGGCCTCGATGCCGTCGAGGTCGGTGGTGGCGGTGACCAGGCTCGACACGTCCAACTGTCCACTTCGGACCAGGTCGAGCAGGCGCGGCACGTCGACATCGGGGTCGGTCGAGCCGAAGAGGCAGCCGGTGAGGGTGCGGCCGAAGTAGTAGAGCTCCAGCGCGCTGAACTCCACCTTCGCCTTGGCCGACCCGACCCCGACGACCACCACGTGCCCGCCGCGCCTGCTCGACGACCACGCGGTGCGGATGGCCGCCGGGTGGCCGACGCACTCGAAGGCGATGTCGACGCCGCGGCCGCCGGTCAGCTTGCGGATCGCCTTCGCGGTGGTCTCGTCGGAGACGAGGAAGTCGGTGGCACCCTGCGCGAGCGCCAAGTCGGCCTTGGCCGCCGACGTGTCGACGGCGATGATCGGCCCGGCGCCCGCGATCCGCGCGGCCTGCAGCACCGACAGCCCGACCCCGCCGACCCCGACAACGACGACGGACTGTCCGGGCCGCACCTGGGCGGTGTTGAACACCGCGCCCGCGCCGGTCAGCACCGCGCAGCCGAGGACAGCGGCCTGCTCCAGCGGAATGTCGTGCGGGATCTTCACCGCGCCGCGCTCCGGCACGATCGTCTCCTCGGCGAACGCCCCCGCGCCCAGCCCCGGGTACAGCGCGGTGCCGTCGGCCAGTTCGGCGTGCGGGATCTCGACGGCGTCGGCGGCCCGCTCGCACAGATAGGGCTCGCCCGCGTCGCAGAACCAGCACGACCGGCACGGCGGCGCCCAGTTCAGCAAGACATGGTCACCGTGCTCGACGCTCGTGACGCCCTCCCCCACCGACAGCACGACGCCCGCGCCCTCGTGGCCGAGCACCGCGGGCACCGGCTGCCGCAGCGTGCCGTTGGCCAGGGACAGGTCCGAGTGGCACACCCCCGCCGCGACCACCCGCACGCGCACGCGCCCGGGGCCGGGTTCGGGCAGGACGATGTCGGTGACCTGCAACGGCTTCCCCTGCTCGGAAAGCACGGCGGCCCTGACCATTCGGACTCCTTCAAATTTGTGGACTGAATCGAACCTAGCCATGCGGCTCGTCGAGTTAGAAGCCTGACGGCGCGGGTCTATTTGGTCAGGCGCGGTTGTGAGGTCGTGGAACTGACTTGAACCTAACCGAGAGTGCCGGACACCGATGCGTGGCCCTTGAGCAGGTTGCGGGCGATCGTGCGCCGCTGGATCTCGTCGGTGCCCTCATAGATCCGCAGCAGCCGCAACTCCCGATACCAGCGCTCCACCGGCAGTTCGCGGGTGTAGCCCATGCCGCCGTGGACCTGTAGGACCCGGTCGACGATCTCGTTGGCCTTGACCCCGCCGAACAGCTTGGCCACCGACTGCGCGTGCCGCGAGTCGGCACCGGAGTCGACCAGCCAGGCCGCGTGCAGCACCAGCCAACGCAGCGCCTCGATCTCCACCGCGGAGTCGGCGATCATCCACTGGATCGCCTGGTACTCGGCGATGGGCTTGCCAAAGGTGACACGGGTGTTGGCCTGCTCGATGGCCATCCCGACCAGCCGCTCACACGCCCCGAGCGCCCGCGCGGGCAGCAGGTACCGGCCGCGGCCGATCCACTGCATCGCCAGCTCGAACCCGCGGCCGACCTCGCCGAGGATGTTCTCCTGGGGCACGCGGACGTCCTGGAACACCAGCGCCGCCGGACCCCACTGGCCCATGGTGTCGATCGGCTCGGACTTCCACCCGGCCGCGCGGTCGACCAGGAAGCACGTGACGCCGCCGTTGGCGCCTTTGTCCCTGTCCGTCACCGCGAAAACCATCGTGAAATCGGCCTCATGGCCGCCGGTGATGAACGTCTTCTCACCGTTGATGATCCAGTCGGTGCCGTCCTGCCGCGCCGACGTGCGAATCGCCTTGGCGTCGGACCCCGCGCCGGGCTCGGTGATCGCGAAGCATGATTTGCGCTCACCGCTGATCGTCGGCAGCAAGTAGCGCTGCTTCTGCTCGTCGTTGGCGTGATAGAGAATGATGTCGGCGGCGCCGCCGAAGCGGAACGGGACGAACGAGCGCCCGAGTTCGGCTTCGAGCAGGGCCGTCATCACCGCGCTGAGCCCCATGCCGCCGTACTCCTGCGGCGTCTGCGCGCCCCAGAAGCCGGACTCCTTCGCCTTGAGCTGCAACGCTTTCAGCTCGTCGGCGGGCAGTCCAGGCTGGTTGGCCCGCTCGCGGCGCAGGACTTCCGCCTCCAGAGGCATGATCTCCTTGCGGACGAACGTGCGCACCCAGTCGCGGACTTCGCGTTCCTCGGGGCTCAGCGAGAAATCCATCTCACTCCTTAGACGAAAGCGTTGATCCCGGTCAGCGCGCGGCCGATGAGCAACTTCTGGATCTGGCTCGTGCCCTCATAGAGCGTCATGACGCGGGCGTCGCGCAGGTACTTGGCGACGGGGTACTCGTCGAGGTAGCCATAGCCGCCGAAGACCTGGATGGCTAGGTTCGCCGCCGACACCGCGTTCTCGCTGGCGAACAGCTTGGCCATCGACGCCGCGGTGCCGAACGGCTGACCGCGCTCGATCAGGTCGGCCACCCGCCACACCAGCAGCCGGGCCGCGTCGGTGGCCACGGCCATGTCCGCGAGCATCTCCTGGACGAGCTGGTAGCCGGCGATCGGCTTGCCGAACTGGGTGCGCTCGGTGGCGTACTTGACGCTCGCGTCGAGCGCGCCCTTGGCCAGGCCGACACAGCCCGCCGCGACCGACATCCGGCCCTTGTCCAGCGCCGACATCGCGATCTTGAATCCGACGCCCTCGTCGCCCAGCCGGGCCGAGGCTGGCACGCGCACGCCGTCGAGGACGAGTTCGCCGGTCGACTGGCCGCGCAGGCCGAGCTTGCCCTTGATCTCCCGGTGGGCGAACCCGGCCGAGTCGGTGGGCACCAGGAAGGCGCTGATCCCCTTGGGGCCGGGACCGCCGGTGCGGGCGAAGATCAGCGAGACGTCGGCCCAGGTGCCGTTGGTGATGAACATCTTCGAGCCGGTGATGACGTAGTCGTCGCCGTCGCGCACCGCGCGGGTGGCCAGACTGCTGGCATCGGATCCGGTGTCGGGCTCGGTCAGGCCGAAGCAGGCCAGGGACTCCCCGGAGCTGAGCCGGGGCAGCCAGTGCCGCTTCTGCTCTTCGTCGCCCCAGTACGCGGTGGACTTGCCGACCAGGCCAAGGGAGACGCTGACGATGCCGCGGATCGCGGAGTCGCCGCGACCGAGTTCCTCCATCATCAGGCAGTAGGACAGGTGGTCGCCGCCGGAGCCGCCGTACTCCTCCGGGATGGTCATGCCGAGGAACCCGACGGCGCCGAGCTTGCCGACGATCGCCCGGTCGACCTGCTCCCGCCGGTCCCACTCGGCGGCATTCGGCACGACCTCCTTGTCGATGAAGTCGCGCGCGAGATCCCACAGGGCCTGCTGCTCGTCGCTGAGTGCGAGGTCCATGACGCTCCCTGATA from Alloactinosynnema sp. L-07 includes:
- the gcvT gene encoding glycine cleavage system aminomethyltransferase GcvT gives rise to the protein MSNPSPLHAVHEALGASFTDFAGWAMPLRYGSELAEHKAVREASGLFDLSHMGEIELTGPEAARALDYALVGNLSKVKPGKARYTMICDADGGVLDDLVVYRLADDHFMVVANASNAAVVAGELRERAKGFTVEVEDRSATCALIAVQGPTSADIVRAVTGADLDALAYYASVPATAAGHDVLLARTGYTGEDGFELYSEDKHAADVWAALTEAGQGHGIVPCGLACRDTLRLEAGMPLYGNELSVELTPFDAGLGRVVKFDKGDFVGRAALETRRDADVAEKVLVGLKSEGRRAPRHGYSVVDSDGVEVGTVTSGALSPTLGHPIAMAYVPTAVSTPGTALAVDVRGSKTPVEVVKLPFYKRPA
- a CDS encoding energy-coupling factor ABC transporter ATP-binding protein, coding for MTALLVDRLAYAYPDGRQALFGVDLRVEAGERVAVLGPNGAGKTTLVLHLNGVLTAGSGRIEVAGLPVEKANLKEIRRRVGVVFQDPDDQLFMPTVRDDVAFGPANFGLRGDELDLRVKQALDAVGMAEHADRSPMHLSGGQRRRVALATVLACDPEILVLDEPSANLEPVARRELAEVLLGLERTTLMVTHDLPYALQLCPRSVLIDEGVIVADGPTRELLADASLLAAHRLELPFGFRLD
- the cbiQ gene encoding cobalt ECF transporter T component CbiQ gives rise to the protein MDLLHRPGDSPVHRLPAQVKIVAAVATVLCVVATPRTEFLAFGLYFLVLSAVWVAARIPPGWLAARALIETPFVLLAFVLPFVAAGPTVDVLGLALSEPGLLAGWNILVKGTLGVLVSLTLAATTAPRDLILGLQRLRVPAMVITIATLMLRYLDVIAAEARRMRTARISRGHDPRFLWQLGATARGIGTLFIRSYERGERVHLAMVSRGWSGVLPEEVRPARGSVWLAGLAPAVLAAGVLGATLLA
- a CDS encoding PDGLE domain-containing protein; protein product: MKKFFLGFLFAALVIAGAVSYLADSNPDGLDHATQQGCEVVDDQLTGSCIANNAEEHRLADSPLADYAVGGSEGSTGLAGVLGVGITLVLSGGLFWLLRKRSVHT
- a CDS encoding energy-coupling factor ABC transporter permease produces the protein MSAIAMHMSDGLLNATTSMLFVGVAVVGVAIAAARARGDLDDRTAPMAGLVAAFVFAAQMINFPVLPGVSGHLLGGALAAILVGPWVGALCVSIVLVVQALVFADGGLTALGANVTNMAIIGTAAGFLVALALKSVAARGRGGLVAVAFVAALVNTVLASLGFVLQFAIGGDAAFPVAGVAGTVVGVHVLIGIGEGVITALTVGAVAAVRPDLVYLLRGAAKPLELRTGATA
- a CDS encoding zinc-binding dehydrogenase, whose product is MVRAAVLSEQGKPLQVTDIVLPEPGPGRVRVRVVAAGVCHSDLSLANGTLRQPVPAVLGHEGAGVVLSVGEGVTSVEHGDHVLLNWAPPCRSCWFCDAGEPYLCERAADAVEIPHAELADGTALYPGLGAGAFAEETIVPERGAVKIPHDIPLEQAAVLGCAVLTGAGAVFNTAQVRPGQSVVVVGVGGVGLSVLQAARIAGAGPIIAVDTSAAKADLALAQGATDFLVSDETTAKAIRKLTGGRGVDIAFECVGHPAAIRTAWSSSRRGGHVVVVGVGSAKAKVEFSALELYYFGRTLTGCLFGSTDPDVDVPRLLDLVRSGQLDVSSLVTATTDLDGIEAAFADMRDGRGARTLVRFNP
- a CDS encoding acyl-CoA dehydrogenase family protein; the protein is MDFSLSPEEREVRDWVRTFVRKEIMPLEAEVLRRERANQPGLPADELKALQLKAKESGFWGAQTPQEYGGMGLSAVMTALLEAELGRSFVPFRFGGAADIILYHANDEQKQRYLLPTISGERKSCFAITEPGAGSDAKAIRTSARQDGTDWIINGEKTFITGGHEADFTMVFAVTDRDKGANGGVTCFLVDRAAGWKSEPIDTMGQWGPAALVFQDVRVPQENILGEVGRGFELAMQWIGRGRYLLPARALGACERLVGMAIEQANTRVTFGKPIAEYQAIQWMIADSAVEIEALRWLVLHAAWLVDSGADSRHAQSVAKLFGGVKANEIVDRVLQVHGGMGYTRELPVERWYRELRLLRIYEGTDEIQRRTIARNLLKGHASVSGTLG
- a CDS encoding acyl-CoA dehydrogenase family protein — its product is MDLALSDEQQALWDLARDFIDKEVVPNAAEWDRREQVDRAIVGKLGAVGFLGMTIPEEYGGSGGDHLSYCLMMEELGRGDSAIRGIVSVSLGLVGKSTAYWGDEEQKRHWLPRLSSGESLACFGLTEPDTGSDASSLATRAVRDGDDYVITGSKMFITNGTWADVSLIFARTGGPGPKGISAFLVPTDSAGFAHREIKGKLGLRGQSTGELVLDGVRVPASARLGDEGVGFKIAMSALDKGRMSVAAGCVGLAKGALDASVKYATERTQFGKPIAGYQLVQEMLADMAVATDAARLLVWRVADLIERGQPFGTAASMAKLFASENAVSAANLAIQVFGGYGYLDEYPVAKYLRDARVMTLYEGTSQIQKLLIGRALTGINAFV